One Cryptosporangium phraense DNA segment encodes these proteins:
- a CDS encoding alpha-amylase family glycosyl hydrolase has translation MRNDPDQRVSHAAGQRLAGRHASEPGATAGPAAAELPPDPDWHRRTIFYEIRVRSFADGNGDGIGDFAGLTERLDYLQWLGVGTLVLTPIYDSPLEDDGHDTSDFHRVHPDLGTLDEFLDFVTAAHRRGIRVMLDLVLNHTSRQHRWFQESRRDPTGRYGDFYVWQEASEPSADGDDHWTLDRVRGQYYWHRFGVCEPDLNFDSDDVQQAMIDVLRYWLDRGVDGFRLVTAPYLYERVGVGGEGLDETHTYLHRLRREVDEHYTGRLLLGWADRWPSGASEYFGSAERPECGVVLYTSLMPRIFLGMRQETHYPVSEVLSETTRIRDDCQWASFLRNGDELSLENVGENDRAYLRNMYAPSPRMLTDSGIRRRLAPLLDGDRSQLELCMALLLSLPGSPVLYYGDEIGMGENLALPDCAAIRTPMQWTADRGAGFSTAEPDNLASPLVVSPAYAPAVVNVESQRVERRSVLKTVRGLVQTRRKSEALTIGAFEPVASHNAAVLAYLRRTRTSAVLCLANFSQYAQAAALSLEEFAGRQPIEMSGHTRFALIGADEYPVTLSGHGFFWFDLAETAGGTA, from the coding sequence CTGCGCAACGACCCCGACCAGCGGGTCTCCCACGCCGCCGGCCAGCGGCTGGCCGGGCGGCACGCGTCGGAACCGGGCGCGACCGCCGGGCCGGCCGCGGCCGAACTGCCCCCGGACCCGGACTGGCACCGCCGGACGATCTTCTACGAGATCCGCGTCCGCAGCTTCGCCGACGGCAACGGCGACGGCATCGGCGACTTCGCCGGCCTCACCGAGCGCCTCGACTACCTGCAGTGGCTCGGCGTCGGCACGCTGGTGCTGACCCCGATCTACGACTCGCCGCTCGAGGACGACGGCCACGACACCAGCGACTTCCACCGCGTCCACCCCGACCTCGGCACGCTCGACGAGTTCCTCGACTTCGTCACCGCCGCGCACCGGCGGGGCATCCGCGTCATGCTCGACCTCGTCCTGAACCACACCAGCAGGCAGCACCGCTGGTTCCAGGAGTCCCGGCGCGATCCTACGGGTCGCTACGGCGATTTCTACGTCTGGCAGGAGGCCTCGGAGCCCTCGGCCGACGGTGACGACCACTGGACCCTCGACCGCGTCCGCGGTCAGTACTACTGGCACCGGTTCGGCGTCTGCGAACCCGACCTCAACTTCGATTCCGACGACGTCCAGCAGGCGATGATCGACGTCCTGCGGTACTGGCTCGACCGCGGGGTGGACGGGTTCCGGCTGGTCACCGCCCCGTACCTGTACGAGCGGGTCGGCGTCGGCGGCGAGGGGCTCGACGAGACCCACACGTACCTGCACCGGCTGCGCCGCGAGGTCGACGAGCACTACACCGGCCGGCTGCTGCTGGGCTGGGCCGACCGGTGGCCGTCCGGGGCGTCGGAGTACTTCGGCAGCGCCGAGCGTCCTGAGTGCGGTGTCGTGCTCTACACGTCGCTGATGCCGCGGATCTTCCTCGGGATGCGTCAGGAGACGCACTACCCGGTGTCCGAGGTGCTGTCGGAGACGACGCGGATCCGCGACGACTGCCAATGGGCCAGCTTCCTGCGCAACGGCGACGAGCTGTCGCTGGAGAACGTCGGCGAGAACGACCGGGCGTATCTGCGGAACATGTACGCGCCGTCGCCGCGCATGCTGACCGACTCCGGCATCCGGCGGCGCCTGGCGCCGCTGCTCGACGGCGACCGCAGCCAGCTCGAGCTGTGCATGGCGCTGCTGCTCTCGCTGCCCGGCTCGCCGGTGCTGTACTACGGCGACGAGATCGGCATGGGGGAGAACCTCGCGCTGCCCGACTGCGCGGCGATCCGGACGCCGATGCAGTGGACGGCCGACCGCGGGGCCGGGTTCTCCACCGCCGAACCCGACAACCTGGCCAGCCCGCTGGTCGTGAGCCCGGCGTACGCGCCGGCGGTCGTGAACGTCGAGTCGCAGCGGGTCGAGCGGCGGTCGGTGCTCAAGACCGTGCGCGGGCTGGTGCAGACCCGGCGCAAGAGCGAGGCGCTGACGATCGGCGCGTTCGAGCCGGTGGCCAGCCACAACGCGGCCGTGCTGGCGTACCTGCGTCGCACCCGGACGTCGGCCGTGCTCTGTCTGGCCAACTTCTCGCAGTACGCCCAGGCGGCGGCGCTTAGCTTGGAGGAGTTCGCCGGCCGGCAGCCGATCGAGATGAGCGGCCACACCCGGTTCGCGCTGATCGGCGCCGACGAGTACCCGGTGACGCTCTCCGGCCACGGCTTCTTCTGGTTCGACCTGGCCGAGACCGCTGGAGGCACGGCGTGA
- a CDS encoding arginase family protein, whose product MIDLIPVGFNSSGARDGVARAPGALLDAGLLAALPESRVSELTLRRADPARGPSGLAAEAALGAMVGTVEDRVLDAWAGDRVPVVLGGDCPVLLGGLAAAESRGYGAGLVFVDGHEDAWDPHRSPTGEAADSEIALALGWAAPPESLESMVPCLRASDLLQLGPRDAAELAEAGQPSIADQVGTIDGRRLASPGGIEAAVEAAETLITRTRHWWLHVDLDVLSTDALPAVDYPQPGGLSWAQLETLTESLLRLGGCGGLSVCIYNPDLDAGRAAPRIVEYVASAARLLQP is encoded by the coding sequence GTGATCGATTTGATTCCGGTGGGGTTCAACTCGTCCGGGGCGCGCGACGGGGTGGCCCGGGCTCCCGGGGCGCTGCTGGACGCCGGCCTGCTGGCCGCGCTGCCCGAGTCGCGGGTGTCCGAGTTGACCCTCCGGCGGGCCGACCCGGCCCGGGGGCCGAGCGGGCTCGCCGCGGAGGCGGCGCTCGGCGCGATGGTGGGCACGGTGGAAGACCGCGTGCTCGACGCCTGGGCGGGCGACCGGGTGCCGGTCGTGCTCGGCGGCGACTGCCCGGTGCTGCTGGGTGGGCTGGCCGCGGCCGAGTCCCGCGGTTACGGCGCCGGCCTGGTGTTCGTCGACGGGCACGAGGACGCGTGGGACCCGCACCGCTCGCCGACCGGCGAGGCCGCCGACAGCGAGATCGCGCTCGCGCTCGGCTGGGCGGCGCCGCCCGAGAGCCTGGAGTCGATGGTGCCGTGCCTGCGGGCGTCCGACCTGCTCCAACTCGGCCCGCGCGACGCGGCCGAACTCGCCGAAGCGGGCCAGCCCAGCATCGCCGACCAGGTCGGCACGATCGACGGCCGCCGCCTGGCGTCCCCCGGCGGTATCGAGGCCGCGGTGGAGGCCGCCGAAACGCTGATCACCCGCACCCGGCACTGGTGGCTCCATGTCGACCTCGACGTGCTCAGCACCGACGCCCTTCCGGCCGTCGACTACCCGCAGCCCGGGGGCCTGTCCTGGGCGCAGCTCGAGACGCTCACCGAGTCGCTGCTCCGCCTCGGCGGCTGCGGCGGCCTGAGCGTCTGCATCTACAACCCCGACCTCGACGCCGGCCGCGCCGCCCCCCGCATCGTCGAGTACGTAGCCTCCGCCGCGCGCCTCCTGCAGCCCTAA
- a CDS encoding NAD(P)H-binding protein, producing MTILVTAGHGKTGRRIVSRLAARGLPTRVGSRGGTPPFDWYAPSTWPAALHGVDAAYLAFIPDLTVPGGRQAIEAVAAEAGRQGVRRLVLLSGRGEAEAERCEQVVAASGLEWTVLRCSWFAQNFSEDFLLGDVLGGTVRVPATDVREPFVDADDIADVAVAALTDARHAGQLYELTGPRAVTFAEATAEIAAATGRDLKFEPVGLDEYLDGLRAAGVPDEVSGLIGFLFREVLDGRNAVPQDGVRRALGREARDFAAYARDAAASGAWDA from the coding sequence ATGACAATTCTGGTGACCGCAGGACACGGAAAGACCGGCCGTCGCATCGTCTCCCGCCTCGCGGCGCGCGGCCTCCCCACCCGGGTCGGGTCCCGCGGTGGGACCCCGCCGTTCGACTGGTACGCGCCGTCCACCTGGCCCGCCGCACTGCACGGCGTCGACGCCGCCTACCTGGCGTTCATCCCGGACCTGACCGTGCCGGGTGGGCGGCAGGCGATCGAGGCCGTCGCCGCCGAGGCCGGCCGCCAGGGCGTCCGCCGGCTGGTGCTGTTGTCCGGACGCGGCGAAGCCGAGGCCGAGCGGTGCGAGCAGGTGGTGGCCGCGTCCGGGCTCGAGTGGACCGTGCTGCGCTGCAGCTGGTTCGCCCAGAACTTCAGCGAGGACTTCCTGCTCGGCGACGTCCTGGGTGGGACCGTCCGGGTTCCGGCGACCGACGTCCGGGAGCCGTTCGTCGACGCGGACGACATCGCCGACGTCGCCGTGGCCGCGCTGACCGACGCCAGGCACGCCGGGCAGCTGTACGAGCTGACCGGCCCCCGCGCGGTCACGTTCGCCGAGGCCACGGCCGAGATCGCGGCCGCGACCGGACGCGACCTGAAGTTCGAGCCGGTCGGCCTGGACGAGTACCTCGATGGCCTGCGGGCCGCCGGGGTGCCCGACGAGGTGAGCGGGCTGATCGGCTTCCTGTTCAGGGAGGTGCTGGACGGCCGGAACGCGGTGCCGCAGGACGGCGTCCGCCGGGCTCTCGGACGCGAGGCCAGGGACTTCGCCGCCTACGCCCGCGACGCGGCCGCGTCCGGCGCGTGGGACGCCTAG
- a CDS encoding AraC family transcriptional regulator codes for MDTLAGLLDGPRARGAFLVRSLLTPPWSILLRDESPVALCAVVAGDVCVRPASGGVIHLTTGDVAIFRGPDHYVIADDPETPPQVHILPGQECRTPEGVPLGTMSDLMTRPGELGVRTWGNDAAGATELLTGVYEVHSEVSSRLLATLPPVLVIRHDTWDNPLVGFLADEIVKDEPGQSAVLDRLLDLLLIGALRTWFARQDEGAPGWYRAHSDPVVGPAVRMLQSDPASPWTVASLAKKTGVSRAALARRFTELVGEPPMAFLTGWRLALAADLLREPDATLAAVARKVGYSGPFALSAAFKRVHGISPQEFRNAG; via the coding sequence GTGGACACTCTCGCCGGTCTCCTCGACGGGCCCCGCGCCCGCGGTGCGTTCCTGGTCCGGTCACTGCTGACCCCGCCGTGGTCGATCCTGCTGCGCGACGAGTCGCCGGTCGCGCTGTGCGCGGTGGTGGCCGGGGACGTGTGCGTGCGGCCCGCGTCCGGCGGGGTCATCCACTTGACGACGGGCGACGTGGCGATCTTCCGCGGTCCCGATCACTACGTCATCGCCGACGATCCGGAGACGCCGCCGCAGGTGCACATCCTGCCCGGCCAGGAGTGCCGGACGCCGGAGGGCGTGCCGCTGGGCACGATGAGCGACCTCATGACCCGGCCGGGGGAGCTGGGCGTGCGGACCTGGGGCAACGACGCGGCCGGGGCCACCGAGCTGTTGACCGGGGTGTACGAGGTGCACAGCGAGGTCAGCAGCCGGCTGCTGGCGACGCTGCCTCCGGTGCTGGTCATCCGGCACGACACCTGGGACAACCCGCTGGTCGGGTTTCTCGCCGACGAGATCGTCAAGGACGAGCCGGGGCAGAGCGCGGTGCTCGACCGGCTGCTGGACCTGCTGCTGATCGGCGCGCTGCGGACCTGGTTCGCCCGCCAGGACGAGGGTGCGCCGGGCTGGTACCGCGCGCACAGCGATCCGGTCGTCGGGCCGGCGGTGCGGATGCTGCAGAGCGACCCGGCCTCGCCGTGGACGGTGGCGTCGCTCGCGAAGAAGACCGGGGTCTCCCGGGCCGCGCTCGCGCGGCGGTTCACCGAGCTGGTCGGGGAGCCGCCGATGGCGTTCCTGACCGGCTGGCGGCTGGCGCTCGCCGCCGACCTGCTCCGGGAGCCGGACGCGACGCTGGCCGCGGTCGCGCGCAAGGTCGGCTACTCCGGCCCGTTCGCGCTGAGCGCCGCGTTCAAGCGGGTACACGGCATCAGCCCCCAGGAGTTCCGCAACGCCGGATAG